The window CACTTCATAATTCATTTCGGAGGCGATGCCGGCCATCTGTTCGACGCAGACAATGCCTTCTTCCATGGCTTTGTGAGCCAGCATGGCACCGCCGATGCAATCGCCGATGGCGTAGATTCCGGTCACCGATGTCTCGAATTGGTGATTGACTTGGATGAAGCCTCGTTCGTCGAGCTTCACGCCGGCTTCCTCGAGTCCCATGCTCTTGGTTGCGGGAGCGCGGCCGGTGGCCAATAGCACTCGGTCACAACGAATCGTTTCGCCGTTTTTGATTTTAATGACGCACGGCTTCTTGTCGCCTGGCTTCGGATCCACTTTGGCGGATGCCACGAACGTTCCCGTTCGAATGTCCATGCCTTGTTTCTTGAAGCTGCGATGAGCCAAGGTGGCCATTTCCTTGTCGAGACCCGGCATGATGCGGTCGAAGGCTTCCAGGACGATCACGTTGCTGCCCAGCCGGTTCCAGACGCTGCCGAGTTCCAACCCGATGTATCCGCCGCCGATGACAACCAACTCTTCGGGCACTTCGGGGAAGGACAACGCCGTGGTGCTGTTTCCGATTCGGTCGCCGTCTTCTTCGACGAAGGGAAGCTGTGCTGGGACACTGCCGGGGCACAGCATGATTTGGTCGGCGGTGACCAAAGTCGGCTGATCTTCGGCCGCACCTTCGCTGGGCGTGATTTCGATGCTGTCCACATCGCGAAGGCGGCCTCGACCGTGATAGGCGGTCACACCCCGGCGATCGAACAGCATGTCAATTCCACCGGTCAGCGATTCGACGATCTTCTCTTTGCGTTTCATCATCACGTCGAGATCGACTTCGACGTTGCTGACATTCAGCCCGTGATCGGCGAACTTATGCTGGGCTTCTTCATACAGGTGGCTGGATTCCAACAAAGCTTTGCTGGGGATGCACCCGACGCGTACGCACGTCCCACCAAAGCGAGGGTTGTCGTCGATGCAGGCAACGTCGATGCCGAGCTGTGCTGCGCGAATGGCGGCGACATATCCGGCTGGGCCACCGCCCAAAATGACGAGTTCGTGACGAGCCGTTTTCATAGCAATTGAGTTGGAGTGCGTGGCGAGAATCGTTGCAAATCAGGATGAATTGTCAGATACGCGAAGCGGTTTGTCGACCGGAGCGCAGTTGCTTTGCTGAGACAGAAATCCGGTGCGGCCGAGCATCACAAAACCAGTTGTCCGTGAGACGCAGCCGAAAGCTGCTGGCCATATCTCATCAAATGCACCCGTCTGCTGAGAGAAATTCTCTCAAGCTTGGACGTGCAGGTTCATGTGCAGCGGCGGATGCGGAATGAGATCCTGTTCACGTAATCAGACACGGGGAGTGCCGAAAACGTTCGCCCTGCTCATTGGCTGGCGATTGCCCCGTCCATCGCGATCGTGTCCGCGAAGTCGTATGGGTGGAACACCCGGCCGATGCGTTCGGCCAGCATCTGCAGATAAAGCTTGCGGAATTTCGACTCGGTCGTTTCGCTGGTGTACTGACCCGCCGTTGAGGGGAACATGAACTCGTCGATCTCTTTCCGAAAGACAACGGATTCGGTTTCCACGTCGAGGACGGTCAAAGTCACAGCGGCGGATCCGCGATAAAGTGTCGCACCTTCGCGAAGCTTCATGCCGGTCAGTTCAATCGCCAAGACCTTTTCAGCATCGACGCCTTTGCCGATGTCCAAGAAGTCCGTGTTTTCCCAACCATGGGTGTCGCGGAACTCTTGGATCTCGTCTTCGCGTACCAGGCTGATGTTTTTGATTTTGGTGAGCAATATGTCGCTGACTTTTCGTGACAAAGTCCGTGCGGCGATGTCTTCGCTGTATTGGCTTCGGTCGGTGAAGGTCACAACCGCGACCTTCGAATCCTTGAGTGCTTCGCATTCCGCAGGGACTTGGTCGGCACCGACAGCGTGCATCAAGTTTGACATCAAACCCAAGCAACCGGTTTGAGTGGTCAACAGAAGGCCGGAAATCAGCAACGACGAAACGGTGCAAATGAGAGCGGTGGATCGAGCTGGCATGATGAACGTCGGAGGGCAAGCGGCGGGGAATACAACCGGAAACTTGGTCGTAAGCACTGCCAGCAATTCGACGCCACCCCAATCCGACGCAGTTCGCAAATTGCGAACGAAATTCAGACAGGAAAGCTTCCCGCGAGGATTCCCATCCCCGCTACAAAACGACCGGGGCGACGATCAATTCGCGTTCGATTTGGAACAGCGTGACCTGCCAATCGGATTCATCTTTGTCGCGAGATGGATTCCATTGCAATTCAATCTGGATCACGTTGTCGAACTGTCCGGTCGGATCTCGCCAGTACGTGTCGACTTTTTCTCGTCCGTACTTCTGGAAGACGCGAGGGCGACGGTCGAGTTCCCACGGGATCTCTGGACCGAGTCGTTTGACATCCGAATAAGGACCGGCGCGAAACGACTCAAGCTGTTCTTGGGCGGATTGATCCAGCTTGTAGGCCGCGTCCAGTTTCATCGTTGAAACTTGGCGGTTGGGAGCCGATTTTTGCAACTCCAGCGCCAACGCTTCTTCGCCATTGGCCGCCAGTTCGAGGTACTGCTGAGCGAAGTAGGTCGCTTGGTCGCCCAGCGTTCGGTATTTCAGGTAGTGCACAAAGAAGCCGGTCGAACCGAACAAGCACGCCAGCGCCAAACCGATTCTGGCGACGGTGGTCCCAACCGGTTTCGCCTTTCCGGCGTGCTTTCGCAGCGCAAACAAGCAGATCACAATCGCCAAAGCGGGCAGCACAAGCATGGGCTTGGCAACCGCGGCGGTGAAGCTGGCGAGCGAGAGCAGAAGCCCGATGAAGGCACTGATGCGAACTGGGGCGACGTCTTCAACCACGACCGCTTCGTAGCCCGATTCGGCTCCCATTCTGGGAACATCCCGTTCGCGATTGGCGGCGGTGGCTTTCGCGGCACCGCCCAAAAACAACGACTTGGACGATTCAGGCTGGTTCATTTCGGCGAGGTTACGAAAAGAGGACCGCGGGGGAAGTGGGACCCGGGCTGTTACGCAGCGTCTCGCATTTGGGTTTGCATGCCGAAGGAATTCTTTTCGGGGAGCGTTTCGAGGTCGCCAAACAGCTTGGATCGCAGCAATTCCGCGGCTCGTTGAGACGCCCCCGGACGGGCGTGTTCATCTCGCAGTTTCTGCAGGTCTCGCCGGATTTTCGCGTAGTAGAAGCTGTCTTGCAGCATCGCTCGCATGGTTTCGGTCAGGAAATCGACCGCGGGTGCCGGGTCGCCGACCGATATGAACTCGGGAAAGAGTTTGCGTCCAGCCATCAGGTTTGGAAGCGTGACGCTGTCGATCTTCAGAACGCGTTTGCCGACGGCGTGCAGCACTCGTCCGACGCGGTAAATCACCGCTGCGGGAGTTTCGCGAGCCAGCAATTCCAGGCTGACGCTGCCGCTGACCATCATCGCACAATGGGCGGCTTCGATGATTTCGGATGTGCAATCGACGTAAAAGTCGATTGGCAAATCTTTGTCTTCTTCGGACAGTTGCTCGCGGCACCAAAGGCATTGTTTGTCGCGATACGCGGCGACGGCGAACCGCACGTTTTCACCCGACTGGCTCAATTCGCGGTCCAGTCGCCGGATGGTTTCCAGTTGAATGGGGAAGTTCGCCCGGACTTCGTGATCACGTGAACCAGGCAGGACCGCGACGACGCGATCGCCCGAGTTTTGCTGGCTTTGAAAGCGACGCATGACCGCGGTGTCAAGTTTTTGTTCGGCGACGGCATCAAAGAACGGGTGCCCGACGAGGCTGACCGGGATTTGATGACGATTGAAAAACGATTGCTCGACGGGCAAGACGGCGACCACGTGATCGACGCTGCGTTTCATTTTGCGAACTCGCCATGCACCCCACGCCCAAAGTTGCGGCGGGCAATAGTAGTGAACCGGAATGCCGTACTTCTTGGCTCGTTTTGCGATGTGCCAATTGAATCCGGGGAAATCGACCAGAACGACCGAGTCCACTGATCCGGAGCGGAAAATGTCTTCGGCTTGGTCGGCAAAGCGGAAAAATTCACGAAGCTTTGGAAGGACCTCCACAATTCCGACAACGGCGTGCCGAGTCAGGTCCAAGTCGACGCGGCAACCGGCCGCCAGCATCGAGGGGCCGCCAAAACCACGGCAAATGATTCGTTCGTCGTTTCGCATCGCCATACCACCGGGATTCGCCAATTGACGAATCAATCGAGCGGCGTGTTGGTCACCGCTGGGTTCCCCGACGGAAAAAAAGATGGTCTTGGTCACGTGTGACGGTCCCCGGCGATCGTGGAGCAAAGTTCAACGTGGGGATATAGGAAATCACGCTTTGGCAACGCAAGTTCGATCCGCTCTTGCCACTCCGCCAAGCCAACGATACGCTTCGAAATGTTGAACAGGATGTTTCACACCGTGATGGTCAAGGAGGCCGATTCGGATGCGAAAAAATGGACCCCATGAGGCAAGTAGCCTCTCTGCAACGCATCCCACGGCGTCGCTTTTTGGCTCCGGTTCGGATGAGTCATCGGCTGGCGACGCGACGATATCGATGTCCAACCGTGATGCGGTCCCGGACTCGGTCGTCGAACCTCTTTTTGCATCGTCGCAGTCTGCCGGCGGAGCAAATTCTCCCGGCGGAGCAGATCCCGCGGCCGGTGAGCAGGCAGCCGCCGAGAAGTCGGCAACCAACTGGTCTCGGCGAATCCCGCGTTTGCGAACGGATTCACGAGTCTGGCGTTTGGCTCCACGTGGCAAGTTCCCCAAGATCGGTTCGATTCAAGTCAAACTGTTGACCGGGACGCTGGTCTTGGTCGCTTTGGTGATCACGCTCGGCGGCGTTGGGATTGTCGGGCTGTACCAGTATCGAAACTTGGCCGACGCGATCAGTTCGCGAGCCAAGGAGTTGCCGATGGCAACGCAAATTGCTCAAGCCGCCGCGAAAGCACGCGACAGCAACACGCGTCTGTGCCAGATGCGTGCTCAGGCAACCATGATCGATCCCTTTGGAATGCCGCACTCCAATTT of the Rhodopirellula baltica SH 1 genome contains:
- the lpdA gene encoding dihydrolipoyl dehydrogenase translates to MKTARHELVILGGGPAGYVAAIRAAQLGIDVACIDDNPRFGGTCVRVGCIPSKALLESSHLYEEAQHKFADHGLNVSNVEVDLDVMMKRKEKIVESLTGGIDMLFDRRGVTAYHGRGRLRDVDSIEITPSEGAAEDQPTLVTADQIMLCPGSVPAQLPFVEEDGDRIGNSTTALSFPEVPEELVVIGGGYIGLELGSVWNRLGSNVIVLEAFDRIMPGLDKEMATLAHRSFKKQGMDIRTGTFVASAKVDPKPGDKKPCVIKIKNGETIRCDRVLLATGRAPATKSMGLEEAGVKLDERGFIQVNHQFETSVTGIYAIGDCIGGAMLAHKAMEEGIVCVEQMAGIASEMNYEVIPAIVFTHPEIAMVGKTEEELKEAGIEYNKGVCPLGANGRARTLGDIDGRVKILADAATDRVLGVHIIGPRAGDMIAEAAAAMEFGASSEDIARTCHAHPTLSEAVHEAALAIDDRAIHTA
- the lpxB gene encoding lipid-A-disaccharide synthase, coding for MTKTIFFSVGEPSGDQHAARLIRQLANPGGMAMRNDERIICRGFGGPSMLAAGCRVDLDLTRHAVVGIVEVLPKLREFFRFADQAEDIFRSGSVDSVVLVDFPGFNWHIAKRAKKYGIPVHYYCPPQLWAWGAWRVRKMKRSVDHVVAVLPVEQSFFNRHQIPVSLVGHPFFDAVAEQKLDTAVMRRFQSQQNSGDRVVAVLPGSRDHEVRANFPIQLETIRRLDRELSQSGENVRFAVAAYRDKQCLWCREQLSEEDKDLPIDFYVDCTSEIIEAAHCAMMVSGSVSLELLARETPAAVIYRVGRVLHAVGKRVLKIDSVTLPNLMAGRKLFPEFISVGDPAPAVDFLTETMRAMLQDSFYYAKIRRDLQKLRDEHARPGASQRAAELLRSKLFGDLETLPEKNSFGMQTQMRDAA